One Candidatus Obscuribacterales bacterium genomic window, TAGGTGGCCGCGATATTGCTGCGGAGCAAATGCGCCAATGGCTATCGTCCTTCCGGGATAATGGCTAAGTCTCGGGCGATCGCCTCCCAAGTGTGCGTTGACTAGACTGACTTAAGTGACATTTAAAAACGAGCACGGGCGCATAAACCCATGCTCGTTTTTTATGCCTCGTTGGGGCAGATCTCCAGACGAAGAACACAACTGCGCCACTGGAGACTATGCCATCAAATGAGGAAATCGCGACGGGCGGATATATCGCTGATGTCTGTGTCTCTCAACACGGCCAGGTTATTACCATTAACACTAATCACCGTCGAGCGATTTAACCCTAAGCCAATCGAAGGGCCAATGGTAATGTCGCGGTAGTTGATGCCTAGACTGCGCAGGTCAATCCGATCGTGACCAGGCTTGAAGTCCTCAATCACATCCACCCCATGGTTGAGACGTTCAAATACAA contains:
- a CDS encoding M10 family metallopeptidase C-terminal domain-containing protein, yielding GRSGSDRLFGGGCNDRLIGDSGNDVLNGGGGNDVLIGGPGNDTLIGGPGKNIFVFERLNHGVDVIEDFKPGHDRIDLRSLGINYRDITIGPSIGLGLNRSTVISVNGNNLAVLRDTDISDISARRDFLI